The Engraulis encrasicolus isolate BLACKSEA-1 chromosome 4, IST_EnEncr_1.0, whole genome shotgun sequence genome includes a window with the following:
- the LOC134447008 gene encoding zinc-binding protein A33-like, translating into MEPLLLSEEALKCPLCCEVFRYPVTLQCGHSACKACLQRFWDRKGALECPICRRLEVTTRPPINLTLKIAADRFQQQQQQSGTASEEVGELCSTHNEKLKLFCQRDELPICLICHVSKEHKSHECCSITDAVKDRKAGISPRYTSLSNHLRMLESVRDNWREIEEYIKTQADETETLIRDEFQKLHDFLWEEEASRLSALRQEEELRGKRVRSKLEDISTQVEALSAIIRDAETAMNGSDIQFLKDYKKTISRLRYTKQEPEVLTEALIDTSQFLGSLKYSVWKKMADIVYHCPLYFDPNTAQANLILSDELTTVHYGKKRPVPSNHERCSSRMAVLAVAGFTSGKHSWDVDVGDGNDWYIGVARESVDRKHAVFLHPSEGFWVIGLCNSDNYWAQTSPRTRLVIRSKPRRITVELDYEKGKVTFLNAAEGSVMYTFKEKFAERIFPFFSPGIHDNGQCNPSPLKICHLKSSILFY; encoded by the exons ATGGAACCCCTCTTGCTGTCCGAGGAGGCCCTCAAGTGCCCCCTGTGCTGCGAGGTTTTCCGCTACCCGGTGACCCTCCAGTGTGGCCACAGCGCCTGCAAGGCCTGCCTGCAAAGATTCTGGGACAGGAAGGGTGCGCTCGAGTGCCCCATATGTCGCCGCTTGGAGGTCACGACGCGTCCGCCCATCAACCTGACTCTGAAGATAGCCGCCGACAgatttcagcagcagcagcaacagagtgGCACAGCGtctgagga ggttggaGAGCTGTGCAGCACTCACAATGAGAAACTCAAACTGTTCTGCCAGAGGGATGAGCTGCCCATCTGCCTGATCTGTCATGTGTCAAAGGAGCACAAGAGCCACGAATGCTGCTCCATAACAGATGCAGTCAAAGACCGAAAG GCTGGAATCTCTCCTAGATACACCTCACTTTCAAATCACCTGAGAATGCTCGAGAGTGTGAGGGACaactggagagagatagaggagtacATTAAG ACTCAAGCTGATGAGACAGAGACCTTGATAAGAGACGAGTTTCAGAAACTGCATGATTTTCTGTGGGAGGAAGAGGCGTCTCGACTGAGTGCACTGAGACAGGAAGAAGAGCTGAGGGGCAAGAGGGTGAGAAGCAAGCTGGAGGACATCTCAACACAG GTGGAGGCGCTGTCTGCAATCATCAGAGACGCAGAGACAGCCATGAATGGCAGTGACATTCAGTTCCTAAaa GATTATAAGAAGACAATAAGCAG GCTGCGCTACACCAAACAGGAACCAGAGGTCCTGACTGAGGCGCTCATCGACACCTCACAATTCCTGGGCTCCCTGAAGTATAGTGTCTGGAAGAAAATGGCTGACATCGTCTACCACT GTCCTTTGTATTtcgatccaaacacagcacaggCCAACCTCATCCTCTCCGATGAACTAACCACCGTGCATTATGGGAAAAAGAGGCCAGTGCCTAGCAACCACGAGCGTTGTAGCAGCCGCATGGCAGTGCTGGCCGTGGCAGGCTTCACATCGGGGAAACATTCCTGGGATGTGGACGTAGGAGATGGAAACGACTGGTACATCGGGGTGGCTCGGGAGTCTGTTGACAGAAAGCATGCTGTGTTTTTGCACCCGTCAGAGGGATTCTGGGTGATAGGTTTGTGTAACAGTGACAACTACTGGGCACAGACATCCCCCCGCACACGTCTGGTCATACGATCAAAGCCAAGGAGGATCACGGTGGAGTTGGACTATGAGAAgggcaaagtgacatttctgaaCGCAGCGGAGGGTTCGGTCATGTACACGTTCAAGGAAAAGTTTGCAGAGAGGATTTTTCCATTCTTCTCTCCAGGGATTCATGATAACGGCCAATGTAACCCGAGCCCCCTTAAAATATGCCATCTCAAATCTTCAATTCTGTTCTACTGA
- the rapsn gene encoding 43 kDa receptor-associated protein of the synapse: MHALLRQLLDMGQEQAKQQIEKGLKLYQSNQREKALHVWTKVLEKNTDPGGKFRVLGCLITAHSEMGKYKEMLKYALAQIDTARDMEDPDYLTEGYLNLARSNEKLCDFQNTISYCKTCLNMQGTTVSLQLNGQVCLSMGNAYLGLSVFQKSLESYEKALRYAHNNDDKMLECRVCCSLGSFYVVLKDYEKALFFPCKAAELVNDYGKGWSLKYRAMSQYHMSVAYRKLDRLPDAMECCEESMKIALQHGDRPLQALCLLNFADIHRCRNDTDRAFPRYESSMCIMIEIGNRLGQATIYLNVGKCWILQKEMDKALDSLQRAEDLAESVGNKLIVLKTHSLREGIFRGREQQEELREQVVKFLQCVEELELYCGMCGEAIGEKNQQLQALPCSHVYHLKCLQTNGTKGCPRCRSSSMKPGFV; encoded by the exons ATGCACGCCCTTCTCAGACAGCTCTTAGACATGGGCCAGGAGCAAGCCAAGCAGCAGATTGAGAAGGGGCTGAAACTCTACCAGTCCAACCAGAGGGAAAAGGCCCTGCACGTTTGGACAAAGGTGCTGGAGAAGAACACGGACCCTGGAGGGAAGTTTCGGGTCTTGGGCTGTCTGATCACAGCCCACTCAGAGATGGGCAAGTACAAGGAGATGCTTAAG TATGCACTGGCGCAGATAGACACAGCCAGGGACATGGAAGACCCCGACTACCTGACAGAAGGTTACCTGAATCTGGCTCGCAGCAACGAGAAACTCTGTGACTTCCAGAACACCATCTCCTACTGCAAGACTTGCCTGAACATGCAGGGCACCACGGTCAGCTTGCAGCTCAATGGCCAGGTGTGCCTCAGCATGGGCAACGCATACCTGGGCCTGAGCGTCTTCCAGAAGTCCCTGGAGAGCTACGAGAAGGCGCTGCGCTACGCACACAACAACGACGACAAGATGCTGGAGTGCCGCGTCTGCTGCAGCCTTGGCAGCTTCTATGTGGTACTCAAG GATTACGAAAAGGCTCTTTTCTTTCCTTGCAAAGCAGCAGAACTTGTGAACGACTACGGCAAGGGCTGGAGTCTAAAGTATCGGGCCATGAGCCAGTACCACATGTCTGTGGCCTACCGGAAGCTGGACCGTCTGCCCGACGCCATGGAATGCTGTGAG GAGTCAATGAAGATTGCCTTGCAGCATGGGGATCGGCCTTTGCAAGCCCTGTGTCTCCTGAACTTTGCTGACATTCACCGCTGCAGAAATGACACGGAT AGGGCGTTCCCAAGATACGAGTCTTCTATGTGCATCATGATTGAAATCGGAAACCGGCTGGGCCAGGCGACCATCTACCTAAATGTGGGCAAGTGCTGGATACTGCAGAAGGAAATGGACAAG GCTCTGGACTCTTTGCAGAGAGCAGAGGATCTGGCTGAGTCAGTAGGAAATAAG CTTATCGTGCTGAAGACCCACTCCCTACGCGAGGGCATTTTCCGCGGTCGTGAGCAGCAGGAGGAGCTCCGGGAGCAGGTGGTGAAGTTCCTGCAGTGCGTTGAGGAGCTGGAGCTCTACTGCGGCATGTGCGGAGAGGCCATCGGGGAGAAGAACCAGCAGTTGCAGGCGCTGCCCTGCTCCCACGTCTATCACCTCAA ATGCCTACAGACAAATGGGACTAAAGGATGCCCACGGTGTCGTAGCTCATCCATGAAGCCTGGGtttgtttaa